DNA from Pseudomonadota bacterium:
GATACCTTATCCTAAAGAGAGGGGCTTTTATGGATGGCATAAGAAATGTTGATGACTTGATCAGGGCAAAAAATTTAACCCCTGAAGAGATGACACAATTTAAGGACTTGATTGAAGAATTTAAGGAACGTGAAAGGAAGATTAAAGAGAACATCAACACTGCCAGATCCAACCTCAATCAGCTTCTAAATACCATTACAACGTTCAGTGAAAAAACATCTGTTTTAGGGAAGGCATTGAACTCATTATTAGAGGAAATTGATATTGCCAAGCTTAAAATGATGTCAAGCGATAAGTTTTATCGTGAATAAAAACATTGTCTCGGGCTTTCGTACAGTTTTGAAGAAGGTAAAATAACAGGGGATGATGCTGTTCCTTAAATGGCTTATAATGGCCGTGTCAATAATCATAAGTTCTTATATTATTCCTGGTGTTAAAATAAATGGTTTTTTTTCAGCTTTATGGGTCGCATTTTTTCTCGGGATTGTCAATGTCCTGATAAGACCGATACTAATATTAATTACCTTACCTATTAATATTTTAACCTTGGGGCTGTTCACATTCGTGATAAATGCACTACTGATTCTATTGGCCTCATCGATTTTAAAAGGGTTTGAGGTTGGCGGCTTCTGGATTGCCGTCTTGTTCAGCATTGTGCTGTCACTCATAAATTATGTGATAGGACACCTGTTGGGAACAAAAACAAAATAGTTTACCCCATTCAAAAAAAAAGTAAAAGGGGGTCTATGAAGTACTTAATTCCGTTTTTCTTTTTATACACCAGCCATGCAGCTATATCATTTAAAAGTGAAATATCAGATACAGCAACCAGACGTAATCGGCCGAGGCTGCCGTTTTGTCAGGTGGTCATTAAATGATTAAGACTGCATACATAGATTATCATGCTCTTGCCTCTTTGGCATCAATACCTTCAGAAACCGGAGAACGGCTTCAGGACTCACAGGCTATGCGTTCTTTGTGGAAAGAGTTCCGCAATGATAGGATAAATTTTGTTACAAGTCAAAAAGACATGGAGATGGACATAATGCTCTCTCTAAACAGGCAGGGTTGTTGCATAACCGACACATTGAGGGCAGGAGATGCGATCGAAGAGTTTGAGAGATCAGGAATGGCAAACAAGGACAGCATAAAGTGCTGGAAGAGAATTCTGCTCTTTTATGAACAGATAGAAACCCTCCCTCAGATTTTTGACAGAGATTCGCTCTTTGATTTTTTAAAGGATGATATATTTTGCTATGGAGATAAAAAAGCGATTCCAGACAATGAAATACAGGCAGTCGATGATATTCTTCGGGAGTGTTCAAACGTCCTGCATCTCTGGTATTCGGAAGACCGATGGAGAGACTTGAAATACATCGACTATCAACTCAATAGGGATATACTCGTTTCTGTCTTGAGTAAATATAATTTAGAGACTGCTTTCGAAGGAAAAAGAGGGGAAAGGAACCGGAACATTTTTGGTCTGTTGAACAGGGTTATAGGTTTGTGCAAAAAAAGTCACTGGAGGCTTCCGGTAGATAAAAATCATGCTGATTTTATTATTAAGACAGTTTTGCAGAAATATAACTTTTCTTCTGGAGAAAGAAACATTGTACATATACATCATTGTACGAGAAGCAGCGTAAGCCTTTTTTTAACAGGCGATTATGATTTAACCAGACGTTTTAATGAAAAAAAACATATTCTACAAAATCATCCTGAATTTTCATCTACAAAACTGCTTATATTGAACCCAATAGATATGGAACTCCAAATAAGGTCTTGACATGCCTGTATCATATATTGGAACATTATATATACGGCCTACAGCGTAATCACAAACTAATAGAGGAGGTATGATTATGAAGAAGGTTTTTATGGTGGTACTTGCATTAATTATCAGCATTGCATTTGTTACAACCGTTTTTGCTCAACCCAAACCTGGAGCAGCTCCGGCAAAAGCTGAAAAGGCTGCACCGGCTCCTGAGAAAGCAGTTGCTGAGAAACCGGGCGCTGAAAAAGCAGCTCCGGAAAAAGCGGCAGAACCGGAAAAACCGAAGCCGAAGCCAAAGCCAAAAGGGGTTTTCATCGGTGATGTTGCTGCCGTTGACACTGCAGCAAAGACAGCCACGGTAGAAAGCAAATACGGCATGAAGGGAGAAAAGGGATCGGTAACCTTTGACCTTAACAATGCTAAATTTAAGGGCTACAAGGCAGCTGGAGATATCCAGGTAGGCGACAAGATTGCTGCCAAATATGTGAAGGACGGCATTGAAGTGAAAAAAATTGCAGGAAAGAAACCGGAAAAAGCAAAAAAGGAAGCAGTAAAACCTAAAAAAAGTTTCAAGGACCTGGATACAAACAAAGACGGTAAGATAACCATTGAAGAACTTGTCATCGTTTTTGTAAATATAACACCTGAACAGTTCAAAGCACTTGATAAAAACGGCGATGGCACGTTAGACGAAAAAGAATTTAAAGCAATGAAGTAAGAAATTAATAACTTAACATTTTACACCCCACCACATGTCTTCTGTGGTGGGGTGTTTTTATTACATCTTTTCTTTTTTAAGGATTTTTCCCCTTGCGCTAATGACAACAACTTCCATAGGAACTTTTTTGCCTGAAAGTTCCATACCCTGATGAACTATCATTGGGAGTTTTGAACAACAAGGTACTTCCATAATGAGAACGGTAACGCTTTTAATGCCTGCATTATTGAATATCTCCGCAAACTTAGCGATATACGCTTCAGTATCATCAAATTTGGGACAACCGATTAGAACTGCTTTACCTTTTAAAAAATCTTTGTGAAAGGCAGGGTATGCTACAGGTGT
Protein-coding regions in this window:
- a CDS encoding phage holin family protein — its product is MAVSIIISSYIIPGVKINGFFSALWVAFFLGIVNVLIRPILILITLPINILTLGLFTFVINALLILLASSILKGFEVGGFWIAVLFSIVLSLINYVIGHLLGTKTK
- a CDS encoding EF-hand domain-containing protein, encoding MKKVFMVVLALIISIAFVTTVFAQPKPGAAPAKAEKAAPAPEKAVAEKPGAEKAAPEKAAEPEKPKPKPKPKGVFIGDVAAVDTAAKTATVESKYGMKGEKGSVTFDLNNAKFKGYKAAGDIQVGDKIAAKYVKDGIEVKKIAGKKPEKAKKEAVKPKKSFKDLDTNKDGKITIEELVIVFVNITPEQFKALDKNGDGTLDEKEFKAMK